The proteins below come from a single Juglans regia cultivar Chandler chromosome 12, Walnut 2.0, whole genome shotgun sequence genomic window:
- the LOC109007162 gene encoding zinc finger CCCH domain-containing protein 29-like isoform X1 translates to MCSGSNSRLSSSSFGMEGEFQKQNDGFFCDCSVLLELSAMDDLEAFRSEVEEKGLDVNEASFWYGRRIGSKKMAFEKRTPLMIAAMFGSVKVLKYMIETGKVDVNRVCGSDRVTALHCAVAGGTNTSVGIIKRLLDACADATCVNANGNKPVDLIGPASRSPSNSNRKAIELLLKGDVSIGESDQITTEEEDRQKIATPQLSKEGTEKKEYPIDVSLPDINNGIYGTDEFRMYTFKVKPCSRAYSHDWTECPFVHPGENARRRDPRKYPYSCVPCPEFRKGTCQKGDACEYAHGVFESWLHPAQYRTRICKDETGCARKVCFFAHKAEELRPVYASTGSAMPSPKSHSAGGLDMTVMSPLALSSSSMPMPATSTPPMSPQAAASSPKSGSLWQNKLNLTPPALQLPGSRLKTALSARDLDLEMELLGLESHASQQQQLIDEITRLSSPSPSYWNKEFNRMGDLKPSNLDDIFGSLDSSMLSQLQGLSLKPTTPTQLQSPNGLQMRQNMNQLRASYPTNLSSSSARKPSSFGFDSSAAVAAAVMNSRSASFAKRSQSFVDRGAAGTHRPGLTSAGNSASMMPSTRSDWSSPDGKLDWGIQGDELNKLKKSASFRFRDNNVAKTTLMQSGVNEPDVSWVNSLVKDVSHERSGHFGTKKAQYNHGNGGEILPPWLEQLYIEQEQMVA, encoded by the coding sequence ATGTGCAGTGGTTCAAACAGTAGACTTTCCTCCTCAAGCTTTGGGATGGAAGGTGAATTTCAGAAACAGAACGATGGGTTTTTCTGTGATTGCTCGGTTTTGCTTGAATTGTCTGCCATGGATGATCTCGAGGCCTTCAGGAGTGAAGTAGAAGAGAAGGGTCTTGACGTCAACGAGGCAAGTTTTTGGTATGGTAGAAGAATTGGGTCGAAGAAGATGGCTTTCGAAAAGAGGACACCACTTATGATTGCTGCCATGTTTGGTAGCGTTAAGGTTTTGAAGTATATGATTGAGACAGGTAAGGTTGATGTCAATAGGGTATGTGGTTCAGATAGGGTCACTGCACTCCATTGTGCCGTTGCTGGTGGTACCAATACCTCAGTTGGGATTATTAAGCGCTTGCTTGATGCATGTGCGGATGCTACTTGTGTTAATGCTAATGGAAATAAGCCTGTTGATTTGATTGGCCCTGCATCGAGGTCACCGTCCAATTCAAATCGGAAGGCAATTGAGTTGCTGCTTAAAGGCGATGTTTCAATTGGGGAAAGTGATCAAATCACAACCGAAGAGGAAGATCGGCAGAAGATAGCAACGCCTCAGCTCTCGAAAGAAGGAACTGAGAAGAAAGAATACCCTATCGATGTATCATTGCCGGACATAAATAATGGGATATATGGGACAGATGAGTTTAGGATGTATACTTTCAAGGTGAAGCCTTGCTCAAGGGCATACTCCCATGACTGGACCGAGTGCCCTTTTGTCCATCCTGGGGAGAATGCTAGGAGAAGAGACCCACGGAAGTACCCCTATAGCTGTGTTCCATGCCCGGAGTTTCGGAAAGGTACATGCCAAAAGGGGGATGCCTGTGAGTATGCACATGGTGTTTTTGAGTCCTGGCTTCATCCTGCCCAATATCGAACCCGGATTTGCAAGGATGAGACTGGGTGTGCACGTAAAGTCTGCTTCTTTGCTCACAAGGCTGAGGAATTGCGCCCTGTGTATGCTTCCACCGGTTCAGCTATGCCTTCACCTAAATCTCACTCGGCTGGTGGACTGGACATGACAGTGATGAGCCCATTGGCTCTCAGTTCGTCATCTATGCCGATGCCTGCTACTTCAACACCGCCCATGTCTCCTCAGGCAGCCGCCTCATCTCCCAAGAGTGGGAGCTTGTGGCAAAACAAACTTAACCTCACTCCACCTGCATTGCAGCTCCCTGGCAGCCGGCTAAAGACTGCTTTGAGCGCTAGAGATCTAGATTTGGAGATGGAATTGCTTGGCCTAGAAAGTCATGCTAGCCAGCAGCAGCAATTGATTGACGAGATAACCCGTCTCTCATCCCCATCCCCATCCTACTGGAACAAGGAATTCAATCGGATGGGAGATTTGAAACCTTCTAACCTTGATGATATTTTTGGGTCTCTTGATTCTTCTATGTTGTCCCAGCTGCAAGGGCTTTCCCTAAAACCCACAACACCCACCCAGTTACAATCTCCAAATGGGCTTCAGATGCGCCAGAACATGAACCAACTTCGTGCAAGTTATCCAAccaacctctcttcctcctcagCAAGAAAACCCTCATCCTTTGGGTTTGACTCATCTGCTGCAGTTGCGGCAGCAGTGATGAATTCCAGGTCTGCATCGTTTGCAAAGCGAAGCCAGAGTTTTGTTGATCGTGGAGCAGCAGGGACTCATCGACCTGGCCTTACTTCTGCTGGCAACTCTGCATCAATGATGCCCTCTACTCGTTCAGATTGGAGCTCACCTGATGGGAAATTGGATTGGGGCATTCAAGGAGATGAGTTGAACAAGCTCAAGAAGTCTGCTTCTTTTCGGTTCCGTGACAACAACGTGGCTAAAACAACCTTAATGCAATCTGGAGTTAATGAGCCTGATGTCTCTTGGGTTAATTCCTTGGTTAAGGATGTTTCTCATGAGAGGTCGGGGCATTTTGGCACCAAGAAGGCGCAGTATAATCATGGCAATGGGGGTGAGATTCTTCCTCCTTGGCTAGAGCAGCTGTACATAGAGCAGGAGCAGATGGTGGCATAA
- the LOC109007162 gene encoding zinc finger CCCH domain-containing protein 29-like isoform X2 → MEGEFQKQNDGFFCDCSVLLELSAMDDLEAFRSEVEEKGLDVNEASFWYGRRIGSKKMAFEKRTPLMIAAMFGSVKVLKYMIETGKVDVNRVCGSDRVTALHCAVAGGTNTSVGIIKRLLDACADATCVNANGNKPVDLIGPASRSPSNSNRKAIELLLKGDVSIGESDQITTEEEDRQKIATPQLSKEGTEKKEYPIDVSLPDINNGIYGTDEFRMYTFKVKPCSRAYSHDWTECPFVHPGENARRRDPRKYPYSCVPCPEFRKGTCQKGDACEYAHGVFESWLHPAQYRTRICKDETGCARKVCFFAHKAEELRPVYASTGSAMPSPKSHSAGGLDMTVMSPLALSSSSMPMPATSTPPMSPQAAASSPKSGSLWQNKLNLTPPALQLPGSRLKTALSARDLDLEMELLGLESHASQQQQLIDEITRLSSPSPSYWNKEFNRMGDLKPSNLDDIFGSLDSSMLSQLQGLSLKPTTPTQLQSPNGLQMRQNMNQLRASYPTNLSSSSARKPSSFGFDSSAAVAAAVMNSRSASFAKRSQSFVDRGAAGTHRPGLTSAGNSASMMPSTRSDWSSPDGKLDWGIQGDELNKLKKSASFRFRDNNVAKTTLMQSGVNEPDVSWVNSLVKDVSHERSGHFGTKKAQYNHGNGGEILPPWLEQLYIEQEQMVA, encoded by the coding sequence ATGGAAGGTGAATTTCAGAAACAGAACGATGGGTTTTTCTGTGATTGCTCGGTTTTGCTTGAATTGTCTGCCATGGATGATCTCGAGGCCTTCAGGAGTGAAGTAGAAGAGAAGGGTCTTGACGTCAACGAGGCAAGTTTTTGGTATGGTAGAAGAATTGGGTCGAAGAAGATGGCTTTCGAAAAGAGGACACCACTTATGATTGCTGCCATGTTTGGTAGCGTTAAGGTTTTGAAGTATATGATTGAGACAGGTAAGGTTGATGTCAATAGGGTATGTGGTTCAGATAGGGTCACTGCACTCCATTGTGCCGTTGCTGGTGGTACCAATACCTCAGTTGGGATTATTAAGCGCTTGCTTGATGCATGTGCGGATGCTACTTGTGTTAATGCTAATGGAAATAAGCCTGTTGATTTGATTGGCCCTGCATCGAGGTCACCGTCCAATTCAAATCGGAAGGCAATTGAGTTGCTGCTTAAAGGCGATGTTTCAATTGGGGAAAGTGATCAAATCACAACCGAAGAGGAAGATCGGCAGAAGATAGCAACGCCTCAGCTCTCGAAAGAAGGAACTGAGAAGAAAGAATACCCTATCGATGTATCATTGCCGGACATAAATAATGGGATATATGGGACAGATGAGTTTAGGATGTATACTTTCAAGGTGAAGCCTTGCTCAAGGGCATACTCCCATGACTGGACCGAGTGCCCTTTTGTCCATCCTGGGGAGAATGCTAGGAGAAGAGACCCACGGAAGTACCCCTATAGCTGTGTTCCATGCCCGGAGTTTCGGAAAGGTACATGCCAAAAGGGGGATGCCTGTGAGTATGCACATGGTGTTTTTGAGTCCTGGCTTCATCCTGCCCAATATCGAACCCGGATTTGCAAGGATGAGACTGGGTGTGCACGTAAAGTCTGCTTCTTTGCTCACAAGGCTGAGGAATTGCGCCCTGTGTATGCTTCCACCGGTTCAGCTATGCCTTCACCTAAATCTCACTCGGCTGGTGGACTGGACATGACAGTGATGAGCCCATTGGCTCTCAGTTCGTCATCTATGCCGATGCCTGCTACTTCAACACCGCCCATGTCTCCTCAGGCAGCCGCCTCATCTCCCAAGAGTGGGAGCTTGTGGCAAAACAAACTTAACCTCACTCCACCTGCATTGCAGCTCCCTGGCAGCCGGCTAAAGACTGCTTTGAGCGCTAGAGATCTAGATTTGGAGATGGAATTGCTTGGCCTAGAAAGTCATGCTAGCCAGCAGCAGCAATTGATTGACGAGATAACCCGTCTCTCATCCCCATCCCCATCCTACTGGAACAAGGAATTCAATCGGATGGGAGATTTGAAACCTTCTAACCTTGATGATATTTTTGGGTCTCTTGATTCTTCTATGTTGTCCCAGCTGCAAGGGCTTTCCCTAAAACCCACAACACCCACCCAGTTACAATCTCCAAATGGGCTTCAGATGCGCCAGAACATGAACCAACTTCGTGCAAGTTATCCAAccaacctctcttcctcctcagCAAGAAAACCCTCATCCTTTGGGTTTGACTCATCTGCTGCAGTTGCGGCAGCAGTGATGAATTCCAGGTCTGCATCGTTTGCAAAGCGAAGCCAGAGTTTTGTTGATCGTGGAGCAGCAGGGACTCATCGACCTGGCCTTACTTCTGCTGGCAACTCTGCATCAATGATGCCCTCTACTCGTTCAGATTGGAGCTCACCTGATGGGAAATTGGATTGGGGCATTCAAGGAGATGAGTTGAACAAGCTCAAGAAGTCTGCTTCTTTTCGGTTCCGTGACAACAACGTGGCTAAAACAACCTTAATGCAATCTGGAGTTAATGAGCCTGATGTCTCTTGGGTTAATTCCTTGGTTAAGGATGTTTCTCATGAGAGGTCGGGGCATTTTGGCACCAAGAAGGCGCAGTATAATCATGGCAATGGGGGTGAGATTCTTCCTCCTTGGCTAGAGCAGCTGTACATAGAGCAGGAGCAGATGGTGGCATAA